In the Lysinibacillus sp. PLM2 genome, one interval contains:
- the yhzB gene encoding hypothetical protein, which yields MNISMNDLLFETNDQLKIGIIHYTKIVVAESPQMIKGRMQLFQENLFFELQETPVTERAGISEWRKLWKSFGADPNRYRHSAESLMRRVGKQNYLAPFHSGVDLNNFFSLQYEIPIGIYDIEKIQGDVTITVGDEETGYDGLNGRFNSLKNILCSKDEIGAFGSPFVDSKRTSVTEETTEALHIFYLRPSLEEQECEELLQAAGKMFCQVSGGEYKTSILSSTVPNISI from the coding sequence ATGAATATTTCGATGAATGATTTACTGTTTGAAACAAATGACCAATTAAAAATCGGCATTATCCATTATACCAAAATTGTCGTTGCAGAATCTCCTCAAATGATTAAAGGGCGCATGCAACTTTTTCAAGAAAATCTATTTTTTGAGCTACAAGAAACTCCTGTTACTGAAAGAGCAGGTATTTCTGAATGGCGCAAGCTTTGGAAGTCATTTGGTGCAGATCCTAACCGCTATCGTCACTCAGCAGAAAGTTTAATGCGAAGAGTTGGAAAGCAAAACTATTTAGCTCCATTTCATTCAGGTGTTGATTTAAACAATTTCTTTTCCCTGCAATACGAAATACCGATTGGTATATATGATATAGAAAAGATTCAAGGTGATGTCACAATTACTGTTGGAGATGAAGAAACAGGATATGACGGACTCAATGGTCGCTTTAATTCATTAAAAAATATTTTATGTAGTAAAGACGAAATAGGCGCCTTTGGAAGTCCCTTTGTCGATTCCAAACGTACATCAGTGACAGAAGAAACAACCGAAGCGCTTCATATTTTTTATTTAAGACCATCATTGGAAGAACAGGAATGCGAAGAACTTCTTCAAGCAGCAGGTAAAATGTTCTGCCAAGTGAGCGGTGGAGAATATAAAACATCCATTCTTTCATCAACAGTACCTAACATTTCAATTTAA
- a CDS encoding DMT transporter permease, whose amino-acid sequence MRFPPHLLLVLATILWGGNFVIGRAVTGEIPPFTLSLLRWCLAFIVFFPIAFKYVKRDWPKFKEHWPIVIILALTGVASFNTLVYIGVYYTTSINASLMNSLTPIFLYILSFTFLKIKVTRNQIIGTAISLVGVLFILTKGSIENLINFHFNFGDLIVIVAVISWSFYSLLVKQYSDRLPGFSTFLVCIALGAIMLVPFSIYELMTSTTPIHWSGGTIGAILYVGILASIVAFLSWNKGMVEIGTNRAGIYLNLVPVFATLFATIFLGEQLYFAQMIGGIAVIGGVILTNRP is encoded by the coding sequence ATGAGGTTTCCACCGCACTTGCTATTAGTGCTTGCAACCATTCTTTGGGGAGGAAATTTCGTCATTGGACGTGCTGTAACTGGTGAAATACCTCCCTTTACATTATCCCTATTAAGATGGTGCCTTGCGTTTATCGTATTCTTTCCAATCGCCTTTAAATATGTAAAAAGAGATTGGCCAAAATTTAAGGAGCACTGGCCTATAGTCATTATTCTTGCTCTTACAGGCGTAGCGAGTTTTAACACACTAGTATATATCGGCGTCTATTATACTACATCGATAAACGCTTCTTTAATGAATTCATTAACACCTATTTTCTTATACATATTATCTTTTACCTTTTTAAAAATAAAAGTAACACGCAATCAAATCATTGGAACTGCCATCTCACTCGTAGGCGTTCTTTTCATTTTGACAAAAGGTTCAATTGAAAATCTTATAAATTTCCATTTTAATTTTGGTGATTTAATTGTCATTGTGGCGGTTATATCATGGAGTTTTTATTCATTACTCGTGAAGCAGTACTCGGATCGATTGCCTGGTTTTTCAACCTTCCTTGTATGTATTGCTCTCGGTGCAATAATGCTCGTTCCCTTTTCGATTTACGAGTTAATGACATCAACAACTCCTATCCATTGGTCTGGTGGAACAATCGGGGCAATTCTTTATGTTGGTATACTTGCTTCGATAGTGGCATTTTTAAGCTGGAATAAAGGGATGGTTGAAATCGGTACGAACCGCGCAGGCATTTATCTAAACTTAGTGCCAGTTTTTGCAACACTCTTTGCAACAATCTTCCTAGGTGAGCAATTATATTTTGCTCAAATGATTGGCGGTATTGCAGTAATCGGTGGCGTTATTTTAACGAATCGACCATAA
- a CDS encoding lipoprotein — protein MKKSTWVLLAASIIIISAYLLLSNGLFTKQDETIPVWKDASNNVNQSGELTKGQQFTQILTSTNWQGTRVYDSENNDLTDANLNFIGLSKYNAETSRYEFFDKTTKESRGDYGVFFITNDGKNRVLISESTGNQAVVEITELTEDMFTYKRMGKDANGNDIEVFVDHIPYTETELTFTTPNKLLETFTGEVDKNIDGDEILARTLWQGTVALDEKGNDVSEYNTNFLGLAKYDSSTSKYEFFDPNTGESRGDYGYFNVVNGNKLRAHVSLGENKYGAILEITELNEDKFTYKRKGKDKEGNEIIITVEHVPYEGNLEPSFSN, from the coding sequence ATGAAAAAATCAACATGGGTATTACTAGCAGCAAGTATTATTATCATTTCTGCCTACCTACTGCTTTCAAATGGGCTATTTACAAAGCAAGATGAGACAATCCCCGTCTGGAAGGATGCGTCTAACAATGTAAACCAGTCCGGTGAATTAACAAAAGGACAACAATTTACACAAATTCTCACTAGTACTAATTGGCAAGGTACACGGGTGTATGATTCTGAAAACAATGATTTAACGGATGCAAATTTGAACTTTATTGGCCTTTCGAAATATAATGCTGAAACCTCTAGATATGAATTTTTTGATAAAACTACAAAAGAAAGCCGCGGTGACTACGGGGTCTTCTTTATAACAAATGATGGTAAAAACAGAGTGTTAATTTCCGAATCGACAGGCAACCAAGCAGTTGTTGAAATTACTGAGCTTACGGAGGATATGTTTACGTATAAAAGAATGGGTAAAGATGCAAACGGGAATGACATAGAAGTGTTCGTGGATCACATTCCTTACACTGAGACAGAGCTAACATTTACTACTCCTAATAAACTTTTGGAGACCTTTACAGGAGAGGTTGATAAAAATATTGATGGTGACGAAATTTTAGCGAGAACTTTATGGCAAGGTACCGTTGCATTAGATGAAAAGGGAAACGACGTATCAGAATATAATACAAACTTTTTAGGACTTGCTAAATATGATAGCAGCACAAGTAAGTATGAATTTTTCGATCCTAATACAGGAGAAAGTCGTGGAGACTATGGATATTTCAATGTTGTCAATGGAAATAAGCTACGAGCTCATGTTTCTCTAGGAGAGAATAAGTATGGCGCAATTCTTGAGATTACAGAGCTTAATGAGGACAAATTCACCTATAAAAGAAAAGGGAAAGATAAAGAAGGAAATGAAATTATCATTACTGTCGAACATGTACCATATGAAGGAAATTTAGAGCCTAGTTTTTCAAATTGA